The following coding sequences are from one Electrophorus electricus isolate fEleEle1 chromosome 22, fEleEle1.pri, whole genome shotgun sequence window:
- the zgc:122979 gene encoding dnaJ homolog subfamily B member 5 — MVLIWTQFGVKHKNVKCKVRVIHGEEGWASEEVHEDPEVPSPPPSPTCLDHYAILGVSSDSNEEEIRRAYKRLALRYHPDKNPDADAEEKFKQIAQAYEVLNDPQKRSQYDQQGLTKGGVPAAGNKADSAAKADAHAWGVFFNFEFDSDEDLFNPFLKTPLPHLSRHNHGNKAGHRPGGVAEVHDLQVSLEDILTGVTKRVKVTRLRQTDKSTLQPEERVFDVEVKKGWKEGTKITFSGEGHQVPGHAPSDLAFVVKEKKHAHFRRDGSNIVYTATVTLREALCGCTISVPTLDGQMKPIPCNDVIKPGSMRRLIGEGLPRAKNPSQRGDLLVEFQVTFPDRIPPSSKEIIKHSLGQC; from the exons ACGGCGAAGAAGGCTGGGCCTCGGAG GAGGTGCACGAGGACCCAGAGGTGCCCAGTCCGCCCCCTTCGCCAACCTGCTTGGACCACTATGCCATCCTGGGGGTGTCGAGCGACTCTAACGAGGAAGAGATAAGACGGGCGTACAAGCGTCTGGCGTTGCGCTACCACCCCGACAAAAACCCAGACGCAGACGCCGAGGAGAAGTTCAAACAGATCGCGCAAGCCTACGAAGTCCTCAATGACCCACAGAAACGTAGCCAGTATGATCAGCAAG GTTTAACTAAAGGAGGCGTTCCTGCCGCTGGAAACAAGGCAGACAGCGCTGCAAAGGCTGACGCCCATGCCTGGGGGGTGTTTTTTAACTTCGAATTCGATTCGGATGAAGACCTCTTCAACCCCTTCCTGAAAACCCCCCTCCCTCATCTTAGCCGTCACAACCACGGAAACAAGGCGGGTCACCGTCCTGGAGGCGTGGCTGAGGTCCACGATCTCCAGGTGTCGCTGGAGGACATTCTGACGGGCGTGACCAAGCGCGTGAAGGTGACACGGCtccgacagacagacaagagCACGCTCCAGCCGGAGGAGCGGGTGTTCGACGTGGAGGTGAAGAAGGGCTGGAAGGAAGGGACCAAGATCACGTTTTCAGGAGAGGGGCATCAGGTGCCCGGCCATGCCCCCAGTGATCTGGCCTTCGTGGTCAAAGAGAAGAAACACGCCCACTTCCGGCGGGACGGCTCGAACATCGTCTACACAGCGACCGTCACACTGCgcgag gctttATGTGGCTGTACCATCAGTGTCCCCACACTTGATGGACAAATGAAACCCATCCCCTGCAACGATGTCATCAAGCCTGGATCCATGAGAAGACTGATAGGTGAAGGGCTTCCCCGCGCTAAAAACCCATCCCAGCGTGGTGACCTGTTGGTGGAATTCCAGGTGACGTTTCCTGACCGGATCCCACCTTCCAGCAAAGAGATCATCAAACACAGCCTGGGACAGTGTTAA